The following proteins come from a genomic window of Gottfriedia acidiceleris:
- a CDS encoding acetylornithine transaminase: MSNLFPTYNKKTINFQTGKGTYLYDDENNKYLDFLSGIAVCNLGHCHPKVVNALKEQVESIWHVSNLFTIKKQEELAKILVKSFKDGLVFFCNSGTEANEAAIKLARKHSGKSHIISFKQSFHGRTFGSMAATGQSKIHEGYGEMLSGFTYVPYNDLNALQNEINENTGAIILEVIQGEGGVIVGNNDFFEGVQALCKKHELLLIVDEVQTGVGRTGTMFAYEQTPLNPDIITLAKGLGNGFPVGAMLGKNNLAKTFSLGAHGSTFGGNYLAMAVAFETINIINDLHFLNSVKDKGQYLFDKLAEIKEEFPQIVEIRGKGLMVGIEINQSVDQLVEQFLKNGLIVGTAGPNVLRLLPPINLSYAEIDEAIQIMKQVLSSIFLDSQVK, encoded by the coding sequence GTGAGTAATTTATTCCCAACTTATAATAAAAAAACAATTAATTTTCAAACTGGAAAAGGTACTTACCTATATGATGACGAAAATAACAAGTACCTAGATTTTTTAAGTGGAATTGCTGTTTGTAACTTAGGTCATTGTCATCCAAAAGTTGTAAATGCACTAAAAGAACAAGTAGAATCGATTTGGCACGTATCAAATTTATTTACAATAAAAAAACAAGAAGAGTTAGCTAAAATTTTAGTAAAAAGCTTTAAGGATGGATTAGTATTTTTCTGTAATAGTGGTACGGAAGCGAATGAGGCAGCTATAAAATTAGCAAGAAAACATTCAGGTAAATCTCATATAATCAGTTTTAAGCAAAGCTTTCATGGACGTACTTTTGGATCAATGGCAGCTACAGGTCAGTCTAAAATCCATGAAGGATACGGCGAAATGTTAAGTGGCTTTACATATGTACCATATAATGATTTGAATGCTTTACAAAATGAAATTAATGAAAATACTGGAGCAATTATTTTAGAGGTAATCCAAGGTGAAGGTGGTGTAATTGTTGGTAATAATGATTTTTTTGAAGGGGTTCAAGCTCTTTGTAAAAAACATGAATTATTACTCATTGTTGATGAAGTACAAACCGGAGTGGGCAGAACAGGAACAATGTTTGCCTATGAACAAACTCCACTAAATCCAGATATTATTACGCTAGCCAAAGGTTTAGGGAATGGTTTTCCAGTTGGAGCAATGCTCGGTAAAAACAATCTAGCTAAAACATTCTCGTTAGGTGCGCATGGTTCAACTTTTGGCGGAAATTATTTAGCAATGGCGGTTGCATTTGAAACAATCAATATTATTAATGATTTGCATTTTTTAAATAGTGTAAAAGATAAAGGACAGTATTTATTTGATAAATTAGCCGAAATAAAAGAAGAGTTTCCACAAATAGTAGAAATTCGAGGTAAAGGATTAATGGTTGGTATCGAGATAAATCAATCAGTGGATCAACTAGTAGAGCAATTTTTAAAGAATGGTTTGATCGTTGGTACTGCAGGTCCTAATGTATTAAGATTATTACCGCCAATCAATCTATCATACGCAGAAATAGATGAAGCAATCCAAATAATGAAACAAGTTCTTTCTTCTATTTTTTTAGATAGCCAAGTTAAATGA
- the argC gene encoding N-acetyl-gamma-glutamyl-phosphate reductase — translation MKVGIMGATGYGGLELVRFLSMHPEISGMNFYSTSDYTEDFSTYYPHLATSTSGSIKKWNKNQSVSENDILFFATPHGISSELIEEIDFSQTKLIDLSGDFRLKKEEAYQKWYKHTHPCFSKTNQFTYGLSELNREAIKQSNNIANPGCYPTATLLGVAPLLKAGIVQKNSIIVDAKSGISGAGKTANQTTQFMNRNENLTAYKITGHQHIPEIEQFIGSIDSTQDFITFTPHLIPMTRGILSTIYVTSTREISNEELKEIYNHSYEDSYFVRVRDGIPCTKDVYGSNFCDLYATYDKRTNRITIVSVIDNLVKGAAGQAIQNMNLMLGLPDETGLQFTPIFP, via the coding sequence ATGAAAGTCGGTATTATGGGGGCAACCGGATATGGTGGTCTAGAACTCGTTAGATTTCTATCAATGCATCCGGAAATAAGCGGTATGAATTTTTATTCAACATCAGATTATACGGAAGATTTTTCTACGTACTATCCACATTTAGCTACTAGTACTAGTGGTTCAATTAAAAAGTGGAATAAAAATCAATCTGTTTCCGAAAATGATATTTTATTTTTTGCTACACCGCATGGAATTAGTAGTGAATTAATAGAAGAAATCGATTTTTCGCAAACAAAACTGATTGATTTATCAGGAGATTTTCGATTAAAAAAAGAAGAAGCATACCAAAAATGGTATAAACATACACATCCTTGTTTTTCAAAAACGAATCAATTTACATACGGACTATCTGAACTTAATCGAGAAGCGATCAAACAATCAAATAATATAGCAAATCCGGGATGTTATCCAACAGCAACGCTACTTGGAGTCGCGCCATTATTAAAGGCAGGAATTGTGCAGAAAAATTCAATTATAGTAGATGCTAAATCTGGAATTTCTGGTGCTGGCAAAACGGCTAATCAAACGACTCAATTTATGAATCGAAATGAAAATTTAACAGCCTATAAAATTACTGGACATCAACATATACCTGAAATTGAACAATTTATTGGATCAATCGATTCAACACAGGATTTTATAACTTTTACACCACATTTAATACCAATGACAAGAGGGATTTTGTCAACAATTTATGTTACTTCAACTCGTGAAATTAGTAACGAAGAATTGAAAGAAATCTATAACCATAGTTATGAAGATTCCTATTTTGTGAGAGTAAGAGACGGAATACCTTGTACAAAAGATGTTTATGGTTCAAATTTTTGTGATTTATATGCTACTTACGACAAACGTACAAATCGAATCACAATCGTTTCTGTCATTGATAACCTTGTTAAGGGAGCGGCTGGGCAAGCAATTCAAAATATGAATTTAATGTTAGGTTTGCCAGATGAAACAGGTTTACAATTTACACCAATATTTCCATAA
- a CDS encoding aminoglycoside phosphotransferase family protein has protein sequence MISLPDHFIKTIKDIHKEKGEKWLENFDDLCNRCEIRWNMKILSPFELSYNFVAPILIDGQKNAVIKLAVPNEEFNSEVEALKEFKDHEFVKVIDSDINEGILILEQLLPGNALATIENEQEAMGIAVKVMKNLWKAEPKSTKIPSILSREKSLSRIVEKFPYGLGPISKEMLLKAFDIFKEMNRTKSTKYLLHGDLHHYNILNAGENSWKVIDPKGLIGEREYDIIQFLLNNLEGKDITTTLENRIDLLVKELNLNKERVLLWGYSHAVLATCWSLEDEGTYNEYFFQTINIFEDLHTNQFGEGNNVLPLL, from the coding sequence ATGATAAGCCTTCCAGATCACTTTATAAAAACCATAAAAGATATCCATAAAGAAAAAGGGGAAAAATGGCTAGAGAATTTTGATGACTTATGTAATAGATGTGAAATTCGATGGAATATGAAAATATTATCTCCATTTGAATTATCGTATAATTTTGTAGCACCAATTTTAATCGACGGTCAAAAAAACGCAGTCATTAAACTAGCAGTCCCAAATGAGGAATTTAATAGTGAGGTTGAAGCTTTAAAGGAGTTTAAAGATCATGAATTCGTTAAAGTTATTGATTCTGATATCAATGAAGGAATCCTAATTTTAGAACAACTATTGCCTGGAAATGCTCTTGCTACAATTGAAAATGAACAAGAGGCAATGGGAATTGCCGTCAAAGTGATGAAAAATTTATGGAAAGCTGAACCTAAATCAACTAAAATACCTTCCATATTAAGTAGAGAAAAAAGCTTAAGTCGAATCGTTGAAAAATTCCCTTATGGCTTAGGTCCTATATCAAAAGAAATGCTATTAAAAGCATTTGATATTTTCAAAGAAATGAATCGTACAAAATCTACAAAATACTTACTTCACGGTGACTTACATCATTATAATATATTAAATGCAGGAGAAAACTCATGGAAAGTTATTGACCCAAAAGGATTAATAGGGGAAAGAGAATATGACATCATTCAGTTTCTTTTGAACAACTTAGAAGGGAAAGATATAACTACGACTCTAGAAAATCGAATTGATCTACTAGTAAAAGAATTGAATCTAAATAAAGAAAGAGTATTGCTGTGGGGATATTCGCATGCTGTGTTAGCAACATGTTGGAGTTTAGAAGATGAAGGAACTTATAATGAATATTTTTTTCAGACTATAAATATTTTTGAAGATTTACATACAAATCAGTTTGGTGAAGGTAATAATGTATTGCCCTTATTGTAA
- a CDS encoding site-2 protease family protein, translating into MAQPMINNKTKKSLTKIGVLIALIGTKLKLLLPLLKAAKFLSFLSMILYLFVYGFTFGWYFAFALVYLLICHEGGHLIAAKQKGLPTSPAFFIPFVGAVISLKEMPKDAVTESYVAFGGPFLGLISVLPAIPLYHYTHNEFFGLVIALGCILNLFNLIPISPLDGGRILSVLPPIFWFIGIMMMLVYLFYQPNFIAFYIIILGITTFIKRIREAYQLKVIKEKIKLYEHTIKQFQFGIFNVYSDRTIVKRFFFPFFEDNKKLELEIHKERLEINYLIRSVRARIHEPDLDWRTYIDEKIQEIKHKRIAPLLKQQETLETYYVSSNRKKWQIFIAYIILASSLALLGFWSYGLIEHVLGR; encoded by the coding sequence ATGGCACAACCAATGATCAATAATAAAACGAAAAAATCGTTAACAAAAATTGGTGTTTTAATCGCACTAATAGGTACTAAATTAAAGCTACTTTTACCGCTATTAAAAGCAGCAAAATTTTTATCTTTTTTGAGCATGATATTGTATTTATTTGTATACGGATTTACTTTTGGATGGTATTTTGCTTTCGCACTTGTTTACTTATTAATATGTCATGAAGGCGGGCACTTAATTGCTGCCAAACAAAAGGGTCTACCAACTTCACCAGCATTTTTTATTCCTTTTGTCGGGGCAGTGATATCACTTAAAGAAATGCCAAAAGATGCTGTAACTGAATCTTATGTAGCGTTTGGTGGTCCGTTTTTAGGCTTAATTTCAGTTCTACCAGCAATTCCGCTCTATCATTACACACATAATGAATTTTTCGGATTAGTCATTGCTTTAGGCTGTATACTTAATTTGTTTAATTTAATTCCTATTTCTCCTCTAGATGGAGGGAGAATTTTAAGTGTATTACCTCCAATTTTTTGGTTTATCGGTATTATGATGATGCTAGTGTATTTATTTTATCAACCTAATTTTATCGCATTTTATATTATTATATTAGGAATTACAACATTCATTAAACGAATTCGAGAAGCTTACCAATTAAAGGTAATTAAAGAAAAAATAAAACTATACGAACATACTATTAAACAATTTCAATTTGGGATTTTTAATGTCTACTCTGATCGTACGATTGTAAAACGTTTCTTTTTCCCATTTTTTGAGGATAATAAGAAGTTAGAATTAGAAATTCATAAAGAACGTCTTGAAATAAATTATCTCATTCGTTCCGTTCGAGCACGTATACATGAACCAGACTTAGACTGGAGAACCTATATTGACGAAAAGATTCAAGAAATTAAGCATAAAAGAATTGCACCTTTACTGAAACAACAAGAAACGTTAGAAACTTACTATGTTTCTAGTAATCGTAAAAAATGGCAAATTTTTATTGCCTATATTATTTTAGCGAGTAGTTTAGCTTTACTTGGATTTTGGAGCTATGGGTTAATTGAACATGTTTTAGGTAGATAA
- a CDS encoding long-chain-fatty-acid--CoA ligase: protein MNIYGMIKEVADKKGKNIAFSYDGNKINYEELISSCENIAQLLVENKIEKGDKIAILLGNSPEFVQAYLAILRLGAIVIPLNPAFTESELGYILKDSSTKLVISTSEQEKKLKSVKNQCPSLLNIILIDEIQQTVIKNQLEEIETLQDDTAVILYTSGTTGNPKGAMLSHFNLIENANDFSRLIELSENDQMIAVLPMFHSFCLTLCVNMILLNGASTIIIPKFNPAELVEVIKKEKATLIAAVPTIYNYLYQLKSATANDFSSLRACISGGASIPIELLQSIQEKYNVLIVEGYGLSETAPVLTFNPYRGICKPGSVGLDLPSVATRIVNENGEEVPTGEVGEVVAIGPNVMSGYLNNIEVTEKAFFNGWFKTGDLGKKDEDGYLFLLDRKKDVIITNGYNVYPREIEERLYQHPNIIEAAVVGKPNQLIGESVCAYLVVSNDSLSESEIIDFCKKALVYYKVPKEIYFVKELPKNSTGKILKRNLK from the coding sequence ATGAATATATATGGGATGATTAAAGAGGTAGCAGATAAAAAAGGTAAAAACATAGCTTTTAGTTACGATGGAAACAAAATAAATTATGAAGAACTCATTTCTTCGTGTGAAAACATAGCACAACTATTAGTTGAAAATAAGATTGAAAAGGGAGATAAAATTGCGATTTTATTAGGAAATTCTCCTGAGTTTGTACAAGCTTATTTAGCAATATTAAGATTAGGTGCAATCGTCATTCCATTAAACCCAGCTTTTACGGAAAGTGAGCTCGGCTATATTTTAAAAGACTCTTCTACAAAACTTGTTATATCAACTAGTGAACAGGAGAAAAAACTTAAAAGTGTTAAAAATCAGTGTCCTTCATTATTAAATATTATTTTAATAGATGAAATACAACAGACGGTAATAAAAAATCAATTAGAAGAAATTGAAACCCTTCAAGATGATACGGCTGTTATTCTATATACATCAGGAACAACCGGTAACCCTAAAGGGGCAATGTTGTCTCATTTTAATTTAATTGAAAATGCAAATGATTTTTCCAGGTTAATCGAATTAAGTGAAAATGATCAAATGATCGCAGTCCTTCCAATGTTTCATTCATTTTGCTTAACATTATGTGTAAATATGATTTTGTTAAATGGAGCATCAACAATCATCATACCTAAATTTAACCCAGCTGAATTAGTTGAGGTAATCAAAAAAGAAAAAGCTACTTTAATTGCGGCAGTACCGACGATTTATAATTATTTATATCAATTAAAGAGTGCGACAGCAAACGATTTTAGTAGTTTGAGAGCATGTATTTCAGGTGGGGCATCGATACCAATCGAATTATTACAGTCAATTCAAGAAAAATACAATGTCTTAATTGTAGAAGGCTATGGATTATCTGAAACAGCTCCAGTTCTTACTTTCAATCCATATCGTGGGATTTGTAAACCAGGATCAGTTGGTCTTGATCTACCTAGTGTTGCAACAAGAATAGTAAATGAAAATGGCGAAGAAGTTCCAACTGGTGAAGTAGGAGAAGTTGTTGCGATTGGACCGAATGTGATGAGTGGTTATTTAAATAATATAGAAGTAACTGAAAAAGCATTTTTTAACGGTTGGTTTAAAACTGGTGATCTCGGTAAAAAAGATGAAGATGGATATTTATTTTTATTAGATCGAAAAAAAGATGTAATTATAACGAACGGATATAATGTTTACCCTAGAGAAATAGAGGAGAGACTTTATCAACATCCTAATATTATTGAAGCAGCGGTAGTCGGAAAACCTAATCAATTAATAGGTGAAAGCGTGTGTGCTTATTTAGTCGTTTCAAATGATTCACTTTCAGAAAGTGAGATCATTGATTTTTGTAAAAAAGCACTTGTTTATTATAAAGTTCCTAAGGAAATTTATTTTGTAAAAGAACTGCCTAAAAATAGTACAGGGAAAATTTTAAAAAGAAATCTTAAGTAA
- the argB gene encoding acetylglutamate kinase, whose amino-acid sequence METVVIKLGGSLIHNLSNTFFENINQLKKSGKKVILVHGGGPLINNLLLKFAIPVEMEDGIRKTSSEVLEIVEYVLNGKINKDLTIICNQYNIKAIGLSGCDNLLLEASLYNKGKLGWVGEIEDVNTNLLNLLLNNDYIPVISPVGVDKIGQKYNINADEAAKSIAKAMNAELLCFITNTNGVLDLEQKLIEKITPSEVEKLIDEKTIYGGMIPKVTSALNALNVVNSVAIVGENFLNENGTINGTVFTKGVVLSE is encoded by the coding sequence GTGGAAACAGTAGTTATTAAACTTGGTGGTAGTTTAATCCATAACTTATCAAATACATTCTTTGAAAATATAAATCAATTAAAAAAGAGTGGTAAAAAAGTCATCCTTGTTCATGGAGGGGGACCACTTATAAATAACTTATTATTAAAGTTTGCAATTCCGGTAGAAATGGAAGATGGTATTCGTAAGACTTCATCCGAAGTTTTAGAAATTGTAGAATATGTGCTAAATGGAAAAATTAATAAAGATTTAACGATTATTTGTAATCAATATAATATTAAAGCGATTGGTCTATCAGGATGTGACAATCTATTACTGGAAGCTTCACTTTATAATAAAGGAAAATTAGGTTGGGTTGGAGAAATTGAAGATGTAAATACGAATCTATTAAATTTACTACTTAACAATGATTATATACCAGTTATTTCTCCTGTTGGGGTGGATAAAATTGGCCAAAAGTATAATATTAACGCAGATGAAGCGGCAAAAAGTATTGCCAAGGCAATGAATGCGGAACTACTCTGCTTTATAACAAATACAAATGGTGTTTTAGATCTAGAACAAAAATTGATTGAAAAGATTACGCCTAGTGAAGTTGAGAAATTAATAGATGAAAAAACAATTTACGGTGGAATGATTCCTAAAGTTACAAGTGCCTTAAATGCATTAAATGTCGTAAATTCAGTGGCTATTGTAGGAGAGAATTTCTTAAATGAAAATGGAACGATTAACGGTACAGTATTTACAAAAGGAGTTGTGTTAAGTGAGTAA
- a CDS encoding NUDIX domain-containing protein, whose protein sequence is MYHIRVRACALIVENDSVLLIEFTDEDGIHYNLPAGGTEPGETIIEAVKREAFEEAGVEVEVGELVFVSENAPHMTGHRIHGLSLMFRCHIKDDSIPTMPLNPDPNQTGVKWIPINELDNIILYPNIKDQIIEYAKGKYQNNQLIEEYKLKEQLI, encoded by the coding sequence ATGTATCATATTCGTGTAAGAGCATGTGCTTTAATTGTTGAAAATGATTCAGTTTTATTAATTGAATTTACAGATGAGGACGGAATTCATTATAATTTACCGGCTGGTGGTACCGAACCTGGTGAGACAATTATTGAGGCTGTAAAAAGAGAAGCATTTGAAGAAGCAGGTGTAGAAGTTGAGGTTGGGGAACTAGTATTTGTATCAGAAAATGCTCCTCATATGACCGGTCATAGAATACATGGATTAAGTTTAATGTTCCGCTGTCATATTAAAGATGATTCAATTCCAACGATGCCACTAAATCCAGATCCAAATCAAACTGGCGTAAAATGGATACCGATTAATGAATTAGACAATATCATCTTATATCCAAATATTAAAGATCAAATTATTGAATATGCAAAAGGTAAGTACCAAAATAATCAATTAATTGAAGAGTACAAATTAAAAGAGCAACTAATTTGA
- the argJ gene encoding bifunctional ornithine acetyltransferase/N-acetylglutamate synthase has protein sequence MITKEKNIKKINGTITSPNGFYASGVHAGLRYKRKDLGLIYSEKLASVAAVYTLNLFPAAPIAITKKSIAYSNKLQAVLVNSGCANACTGKKGEDDAYLMRAWCADHLNLPEHLVAIASTGVIGEYLKMDRLKSGIEKLTLGNKLEDGEDFGHAILTTDTVIKTTCYEVLIDGKIVTIAGSAKGSGMIHPNMATMLGFVTTDATINSGQLQTLLKEVTDKTFNQITVDGDTSTNDMVLVMANGAVEHEELTKSHPDWANFVSAFQLVCEDLAKKIARDGEGATKLIEVNVNGASSQTNANQIAKTIVGSNLVKTAVYGEDANWGRIIGAIGYSGVEGKFNQIDVSINGVTVLFGSKPVEFNEEEAKIALKNEIIYIDVHLHEGDALGTAWGCDLTYDYVKINASYRT, from the coding sequence TTGATAACAAAAGAGAAGAATATAAAAAAAATAAATGGAACAATTACATCACCAAACGGTTTTTATGCTAGTGGAGTTCATGCTGGACTACGTTATAAACGTAAAGATTTAGGATTAATTTATTCCGAGAAACTAGCATCAGTTGCGGCAGTTTATACATTAAATTTATTTCCAGCTGCACCAATTGCGATTACAAAAAAGAGTATTGCATATAGTAATAAGCTTCAAGCAGTTTTAGTAAATAGTGGTTGTGCAAATGCATGTACAGGTAAAAAGGGAGAAGATGATGCTTATTTGATGAGAGCATGGTGTGCTGATCACCTTAATCTACCAGAACATTTAGTCGCAATCGCATCTACTGGTGTCATCGGTGAATATTTAAAAATGGATCGATTAAAGAGCGGCATTGAGAAATTAACGCTCGGTAATAAGTTGGAAGATGGAGAAGATTTCGGTCATGCAATCTTAACGACAGATACTGTTATAAAAACGACTTGTTATGAAGTATTGATTGACGGAAAGATCGTAACGATTGCTGGGTCTGCAAAAGGTTCTGGAATGATTCATCCAAATATGGCAACTATGCTTGGTTTTGTGACAACTGACGCTACGATTAATTCTGGACAGTTACAAACCTTATTAAAAGAAGTGACAGATAAGACATTTAACCAAATTACAGTTGATGGAGATACTTCAACAAATGATATGGTTTTAGTTATGGCAAATGGAGCTGTTGAACATGAGGAATTAACTAAAAGTCATCCAGATTGGGCTAATTTTGTATCTGCATTTCAATTAGTTTGTGAAGACTTAGCTAAAAAGATTGCTAGAGATGGTGAAGGCGCAACTAAGTTAATTGAAGTAAATGTAAATGGAGCTTCAAGCCAAACAAATGCAAATCAAATTGCTAAAACGATCGTCGGATCAAATTTAGTAAAAACAGCTGTTTATGGAGAAGACGCTAACTGGGGAAGAATTATTGGTGCGATTGGATATAGCGGGGTCGAAGGAAAATTTAATCAAATCGATGTTTCCATTAATGGTGTTACGGTATTATTTGGTAGTAAACCAGTTGAGTTTAATGAAGAAGAGGCTAAAATTGCTTTGAAAAATGAGATTATTTATATTGATGTCCATTTACATGAAGGAGATGCACTTGGTACTGCGTGGGGCTGCGATTTAACTTATGATTATGTGAAAATAAATGCAAGCTATCGCACATAA
- a CDS encoding phospholipase D-like domain-containing protein, translating to MKKILKFIFKTLVLLFSLLVILFALNEIEMEKAQKKNIFAEKPISYPMGHSDLSIFTNGRKLNNQLFHDIRNAKKEVHIYFFSVSNDRVSHEFLNVLKKKSDEGIPVYYAVDRLGGILLERKERKSLIDHGVHFTYFNKPQLSYFFASINNRNHRRMTIIDGEIGYIGGFNIGKKYIDEKKGLKPWEDVQLRLVGSGVEGLEKQFVHDWRKNSDQKITQMEISKKIGRSQHQFVSYTKIGIEQEYSKLFKQAKKSITIYSPYFIPNNKVIWDSLLDAANRGIDVKILYSHKSDALLVQQAAFPYIRQAWKNNIKVYGFKKGIFHGKVVKIDDKVLMIGTTNFDSRSFHLTDELNCYIYDQQFIKQVEPELADVFNQAFEITPTYIKNLPFKERIKEKIAKVFEFYL from the coding sequence ATGAAAAAAATATTAAAATTTATATTTAAAACTTTAGTACTCCTATTTTCACTATTGGTCATATTATTTGCTTTAAATGAGATTGAAATGGAGAAAGCTCAAAAAAAGAATATTTTTGCTGAAAAGCCAATATCGTATCCAATGGGCCATAGTGATCTGTCGATTTTTACGAACGGAAGGAAGTTAAATAACCAATTATTTCATGATATTAGGAATGCAAAAAAGGAAGTGCATATCTACTTTTTTTCGGTTTCTAATGACCGTGTTTCACATGAATTTTTAAATGTCTTAAAAAAGAAGAGTGATGAAGGAATTCCAGTTTATTATGCTGTTGATCGTCTTGGTGGAATTTTATTAGAACGGAAAGAAAGAAAATCTTTAATCGATCATGGAGTACATTTTACCTATTTTAATAAACCGCAGTTATCTTATTTTTTTGCATCGATTAATAACAGAAATCACCGTAGGATGACGATTATTGATGGGGAAATTGGCTATATTGGTGGGTTTAATATAGGTAAAAAGTATATAGATGAAAAAAAGGGATTAAAACCGTGGGAAGATGTTCAGCTTAGATTAGTAGGTAGCGGTGTTGAAGGGTTAGAAAAGCAATTTGTGCACGATTGGAGAAAAAATTCAGACCAAAAAATTACTCAAATGGAGATCAGTAAAAAAATTGGGAGAAGCCAGCACCAATTTGTTTCTTATACTAAAATAGGAATTGAGCAAGAATATAGTAAATTGTTTAAACAGGCAAAAAAGTCTATAACTATTTATTCTCCTTATTTTATACCGAATAATAAAGTGATTTGGGATTCTTTATTAGATGCAGCAAATAGAGGAATTGATGTAAAAATACTATATTCTCATAAGTCTGATGCACTTCTAGTACAACAAGCAGCATTTCCATATATAAGGCAAGCTTGGAAAAATAACATAAAAGTGTATGGGTTTAAAAAAGGTATTTTTCACGGTAAAGTAGTTAAAATTGATGATAAAGTACTAATGATTGGTACTACAAATTTTGATTCCCGGTCATTTCACTTAACTGATGAATTGAATTGTTATATATATGATCAACAATTTATCAAACAAGTAGAACCAGAATTAGCTGATGTATTTAATCAGGCTTTTGAAATTACACCTACATATATTAAAAATTTACCGTTTAAAGAAAGAATAAAAGAAAAAATAGCGAAAGTATTTGAGTTTTATTTATAG
- a CDS encoding DinB family protein yields the protein MQMFFKYNWTVREEWYRWCEELSEEELLLTRTGGMGSILHTLFHIVDVEWSWIRVLQGKSDFQESFNAYKNLEKVRELDAKFHIEVKNFVDSWDNEMENRLFYSTFPDGRKVTDTWGEIIRHTIAHEIHHIGQLSIWAREIGKQPVSANLIGRGLATHSNK from the coding sequence TTGCAAATGTTTTTTAAATATAATTGGACGGTAAGAGAAGAATGGTATAGGTGGTGCGAAGAGCTAAGTGAAGAAGAACTACTGTTAACCCGAACTGGTGGAATGGGAAGTATTTTACATACACTTTTTCATATAGTTGATGTAGAGTGGAGCTGGATTCGCGTCTTACAAGGTAAATCTGATTTTCAGGAGAGTTTTAATGCTTATAAAAACTTAGAGAAAGTTCGAGAATTGGACGCTAAATTTCATATTGAAGTGAAAAATTTTGTAGACAGCTGGGATAATGAAATGGAAAATCGATTATTTTACTCTACCTTCCCAGATGGAAGAAAAGTGACGGATACCTGGGGTGAAATCATTAGACATACCATTGCCCATGAAATTCACCATATAGGACAATTATCAATTTGGGCAAGGGAAATCGGAAAACAACCTGTTTCTGCAAATCTAATTGGACGGGGTCTTGCCACTCATTCGAATAAATAA
- a CDS encoding TetR/AcrR family transcriptional regulator, translated as MLQKNNNQQTDRKVLIKQSALKIFALNGYKNTKTSVIATEANVSEGLIFRHFQSKAELFFQIIEGLMIESKSELSSLQFFQGTPYQLLELLTEKMLDENHKYAFMIIQQARKNNEVPEKVTELLSKYSPDYLIDLLIPIFIKGQESGEFIKENPRKILVWYFNVISSLTIQDLVDNKFGLPTTDFLMKMLKA; from the coding sequence TTGTTACAAAAAAATAATAATCAACAAACTGATCGAAAGGTACTTATAAAACAATCTGCTTTGAAAATTTTTGCATTGAATGGTTATAAAAATACGAAAACAAGTGTAATTGCTACTGAAGCAAATGTTAGTGAAGGTTTAATTTTTCGCCATTTTCAATCAAAAGCAGAATTATTTTTTCAAATTATTGAAGGATTAATGATTGAGTCTAAAAGTGAGTTAAGTTCATTGCAGTTTTTCCAAGGAACTCCTTACCAACTATTAGAATTATTAACAGAAAAAATGTTAGACGAAAATCATAAGTATGCATTTATGATCATCCAACAAGCGAGGAAAAACAACGAAGTACCAGAAAAAGTGACTGAATTATTATCAAAATACTCACCTGATTATTTAATTGATTTACTAATTCCAATATTTATAAAAGGACAAGAAAGTGGTGAGTTCATAAAGGAAAATCCAAGAAAAATATTAGTATGGTATTTCAATGTGATAAGTAGTTTAACGATTCAAGATCTAGTTGATAATAAATTTGGTTTACCTACTACTGATTTTTTGATGAAAATGTTAAAGGCTTAA